From the Helianthus annuus cultivar XRQ/B chromosome 17, HanXRQr2.0-SUNRISE, whole genome shotgun sequence genome, the window gtgaaattgttgtgatgcTTGAATGCTAGATAAACTGATTTTAGAATGGAAATTATGTGAATTTAGAGGAAGGTGATTTTGTGTGGTGATGAGTTAGTAGGAACATGCTTAATAGACTTGTACCTTGTACCTTAAATATGATGCctaccaagtgttcgatgaaatgcatAAAAGATGAATGTATATGAAAATAGTAGAAAGAATTGATAAACTAAGTGAATGAATGAATGTTCTAATGTAGGCGTGAAAGAAGAAGGTACAAGCACTAAGCAAGCGGAAGGagcacaagatcgaggtatgctTCGCGTCATACGAGTCTTTATTATATTTCCTATTTATATAAAATTCGTCGTAAAAGCTATCCTTGTATAACGAATTCGACAATGTAGTAAGTAAGCGACAAATCCCTTGTGGATTTGGGTATGTTAATGAAAGTAGTGTTGagttatgctaaacccaattacacgggttgaatgtgtatgcttaactctctacgagagtgtttatgctaaacccaatttcacgggttgaatgtgtatgcttaactctctacgagagtgtttatgctaaacccaatttcacgggttgaatgtgtatgcttaactctctacgagagtgtttatgctaaacccaattacacgggtcgaatgtgtatgtcatactctctacgagagtggttATGCCTAACCCAATTACTGGGTTGTTGTATGCTTAAGAGTAAGAATGTTTTATATGGATAAAGCTAAAACGAAAGGTTATGATTTTCTATGGAGATAACTAACTTTTTAAATTGTGAATGTTAATGTAGGTAAAGCACCTCTATAGGCGATTTGGAGATATGGGACGAGCACATGTTCAAGCCTTATaataccaagcgcttccgcaaCTTATATGCATGCTTTTGGGTCCATGTTTTGCTACTTTGTTTAACTTTGTTGAAATGTTTTAGATTTGAAAACTCGTTACTTTTGTTGGAATGGTTTTATGTAAAATGGGTCGTATGTAAACGTTGTATGTTATGTCAAAACAGGGGGTATGTCcgttttacaaacgggtcatgcccaatttttgtaaaaatttctatTAAGTGTCAAAATTGTATTTCAATGTCCGAAAAATCTTGTTTATGTAATTAATCTATTATTTTGGAAAAGCGgtccttacaagttggtatcagagccaaggtttgagggattcgggCAGGAGTCCTAGCGCCCGAACTCAAACCAAATGGCTCGTGCTAATGTGCTCACTCCAAGATCGCCAAAGAGGTAATAATTTAAGTTCCCGATGAATACTAATATATGTAATGAGTTTGAGATGTAAAAATTAAGTTAAGGATGTGAAGTAAGTAGTATGGGTAGCAAAATAATGAATTCCAGGTACCGTATGGCTGGAAAACGAAACCGAGAAAGAATTAAAACGTTAAAAATGAAGCTGCAGCGGATAAGCAAACGgctggccgtcgccgacggccagaCACCCGTCGCCGACGCTGTACCCTCACCCGACGCCTTAACACCCTGCCGACGGGTGATCATGTCCGACGGCCATTATacgagcccgtcgccgacgggcaacatagccgtcgccgacggcttacCTAATGCCGAAACGTTGAATTgttttgtttttcatgttttgtgTTACCGGTTTGTCCGAAAGCTTATTTCTTGGCTACGTTGTGTCCATATAAGGTTTAACAAGTGTATGTAATCACTATTAGCGAACATAACGAGAATGGATtcgtaagaataaaaagaaacgAAGCAAATGACATGAAATGGATTAAACGAATGATGATTAATGATTAATGGTATGCTGAAAGATGATTAAATTGTATTAAACGAAATATTAACATTGTGTAGATGGCTGATGCAAGAAATATTAACgatgataatgatgataacaaTGATGTGGCTAGACAAGAAGCATTCGAGAACAGAGTTACAGAAGTAGCGGAAGGGGTTATACAAGCCAATCTTCCACGGTTGGCTCAAGAAGTAGAAAGCCGAGTTCTGGGGGTTGTGGATGCTATGATGACCAGTAGGTTCGAAGAGTTGAAGGAATTAATCGAAGGATCCAAGGGTAGAGGTAAGGAACGAAGGTGCACTTATAAGGATTTTATGGCATGCCATCCGATGACGTATGACGGTAAAATTGACCCAGTCGAATGTCAAAGATGGGTCTCGAATATAGAGGCGGTGTTTATACGAAGCCGGTGCGATAAGGAGGACCAAGTGATGTTCGCTACCGGTTTACTAACCCATcaagcgaaagattggtgggatgcgcACAGCAAGGAAATAGGCGACGATAGGCTGCAAGTTATGACTTGGCAAGAGTTCAAGGGGCCCTTCATGAGATATCATTGTCCTCAGTCGGCTATCGACAAGATTCAGGAGGATTTCTTACGCCTCCGGCAGAAAAACGAATCGGTGAATGAAATAGCAAACAattttatggataagatgaagttctgtggAGAATTGGTAACAACCGAGAGGATGAAGATAAGTCGTTTCTATGGCGTGTAAGGCA encodes:
- the LOC110924149 gene encoding uncharacterized protein LOC110924149 — protein: MADARNINDDNDDNNDVARQEAFENRVTEVAEGVIQANLPRLAQEVESRVLGVVDAMMTSRFEELKELIEGSKGRGKERRCTYKDFMACHPMTYDGKIDPVECQRWVSNIEAVFIRSRCDKEDQVMFATGLLTHQAKDWWDAHSKEIGDDRLQVMTWQEFKGPFMRYHCPQSAIDKIQEDFLRLRQKNESVNEIANNFMDKMKFCGELVTTERMKISRFYGV